CCATGACGATTTTGACGGGAGACTTTGCCCCGGAAGCCCCGATCGCCGCCCTGCCTGCCGGCTTCGGGGTCTCGGCCTGCGAAGGGCCCGATGCGGGGGCGGACTCCCAGACCCGGGACGGTGACCTGAAACTGTATCTGCGCCATGTCGAGGGCGGCGAGACCATCCGCTCGCTGGCGCGCGAGGCGGGTTGCCATGCCTCGACGATCCTGCGCCGCATCCGCCGCTTCGAGGCGCGCCGCGACGATCCGCTGGTCGACCAGGCGGTCGAGCGCGCCGCGGATCGCGACCGCGGCGCCGCGCCGGTGGCGCCGGGCCGCACCGGCATGCGCCAGATCGCCCGCATCCTGCGCCGGCTGGCCGAGCCCGGTGCGCAGATGGTGGTGGCCGACGGCATGGACAAGGCCATCGTCGTGCGCGACGACATCCGCACCGCGATCCTCGACCGCGAGTTGGCCGAGCATATGGCGATCCGCGCCTGGGTGCAGCTGCTGGGACAGGGCCGGGTCAGCCGCTATGCGATCTCGGGCCAGGGCCGCGAGGCGCTGCGCGCGATGCTGGCGGCGCGGCGCGGCAATGCCATGCCGCAGGGCGCCGATTTCAGCCTGGCCGCGCCGGTCGCGCCCGAGCTGGCGGGCTGCGCCGAAGAGGCCGCCGCCTTCAGCCATGCCGACCAGCATCGCCAGTGGGAAGAGCGCGAGATCACCGATCCCGAGGACGGCCGCCGCCGCCGCACCCGGATCAATATCGCGGAAAGCCCGCTTCTGATGCTGGCGCGGCGGCGCGAACCGGACGGCCGGCCGTTCCTTGCCCCCGACCTGGTCGCCGCCGGCGAGCGTCTGCGCGAGGATTTCGAACTGGCGCAGATGGGGCCGCGCGTCACGCAGAACTGGGACCGCTTCCTGACTTCGGGCGTCGATGTCTCGCGGGTTTCGGCCGGGATGGGCGGCGGTTCCGAAGGGGCGCGCAACCGCGTTGCCGCCGCGCTGCGCGAGTTGGGGCCGGGCATGGGCGATATGTGCCTGCGGGTCTGCTGCTTCCTCGAAGGGGTCGAGATGACCGAACGCCGGCTGGGCTGGTCGGCGCGCTCGGGCAAGATCGTGCTGCGCCTGGCACTGATGCGGCTGGAACGCCACTACCGCGAAACCTATGGCTCGGGCGCGCCGCTGATCGGCTGAGCCTGTCCCGGCCCCATGATCCGGCCATGAAAAAGGGCGCCCCGGTGGCGCCCTTTCGTGTGTCCGCAGGATCGGATCAGGCGGCGGCCTGCGCCGGGTTGGCGCGCAGCCATTCCAGCACCGATTCGGGCGAGCTGGCGCCATAGGGATCCTCGGGGCAGTCGTCGCAGCGGCCGGGCTCTTCGAACCAGGC
This portion of the Paracoccus sp. N5 genome encodes:
- a CDS encoding DUF6456 domain-containing protein; its protein translation is MTMTILTGDFAPEAPIAALPAGFGVSACEGPDAGADSQTRDGDLKLYLRHVEGGETIRSLAREAGCHASTILRRIRRFEARRDDPLVDQAVERAADRDRGAAPVAPGRTGMRQIARILRRLAEPGAQMVVADGMDKAIVVRDDIRTAILDRELAEHMAIRAWVQLLGQGRVSRYAISGQGREALRAMLAARRGNAMPQGADFSLAAPVAPELAGCAEEAAAFSHADQHRQWEEREITDPEDGRRRRTRINIAESPLLMLARRREPDGRPFLAPDLVAAGERLREDFELAQMGPRVTQNWDRFLTSGVDVSRVSAGMGGGSEGARNRVAAALRELGPGMGDMCLRVCCFLEGVEMTERRLGWSARSGKIVLRLALMRLERHYRETYGSGAPLIG